A window from Littorina saxatilis isolate snail1 linkage group LG9, US_GU_Lsax_2.0, whole genome shotgun sequence encodes these proteins:
- the LOC138977008 gene encoding trichohyalin-like, whose product MTFSFFARKEHSNFAQQAVGQSGSQAVRLSGCQAVRLSGSQAVRQSGSQAVRLSGSQAVRQSGCQAVRLDSKLNRDSQQNRDSQQNRDSQQNRDSQQNRDSQLNRDSQQNRDSQQNRDSQLNRDSQLNRDSKQNRDSQLNRDSQLNRDSKQNRDSQLNRDSQKNRDSKLNRDSQQNRDSKLNRDSQQNRDSQQNRDSQQNRDSQQNRDSQLNRDSEQNRDSEQNRDSQQNRDSQQIRDSKLNRDSQLNRDSKQNRDSQLNRDSEQNRDSEQNRDSQQNRDSQQIRDSKQNRDSKQNRDSQQNRDSQQNRDSQQNRDSQQNRDSQQNRDSQQNRDSQQNRDSKQNRDSQQNRDSQQNRDSQLNRDSQQNRDSQLNRDSQQNRDSQQNRDSKQNRDSQQNRDSQQNRDSQLNRDSKQNRDSQLNRDSQQNRDSKLNRDSQQNRDSKLNRDSQQNRDSQQNRDSQQNRDSQQNRDSQQNRDSQQNRDSQQNRDSQQNRDSQQNRDSKQICCHGKGCAFCSVPEFSGDV is encoded by the exons ATGACGTTCAGTTTCTTCGCCAGAAAAG AACACTCCAACTTTGCACAGCAGGCAGTCGGGCAGTCAGGCAGTCAGGCAGTCAGGCTGTCAGGCTGTCAGGCTGTCAGGCTGTCAGGCAGTCAGGCAGTCAGGCAGTCAGGCAGTCAGGCAGTCAGGCTGTCAGGCAGTCAGGCAGTCAGGCAGTCAGGCTGTCAGGCTGTCAGGCT AGATAGTAAGCTGAACAGAGATAGTCAGCAGAACAGAGATAGTCAGCAGAACAGAGATAGTCAGCAGAACAGAGATAGTCAGCAGAACAGAGATAGTCAGCTGAACAGAGATAGTCAGCAGAACAGAGATAGTCAGCAGAACAGAGATAGTCAGCTGAACAGAGATAGTCAGCTGAACAGAGATAGTAAGCAGAACAGAGATAGTCAGCTGAACAGAGATAGTCAGCTGAACAGAGATAGTAAGCAGAACAGAGATAGTCAGCTGAACAGAGATAGTCAGAAGAACAGAGATAGTAAGCTGAACAGAGATAGTCAGCAGAACAGAGATAGTAAGCTGAACAGAGATAGTCAGCAGAACAGAGATAGTCAGCAGAACAGAGATAGTCAGCAGAACAGAGATAGTCAGCAGAACAGAGATAGTCAGCTGAACAGAGATAGTGAGCAGAACAGAGATAGTGAGCAGAACAGAGATAGTCAGCAGAACAGAGATAGTCAGCAGATCAGAGATAGTAAGCTGAACAGAGATAGTCAGCTGAACAGAGATAGTAAGCAGAACAGAGATAGTCAGCTGAACAGAGATAGTGAGCAGAACAGAGATAGTGAGCAGAACAGAGATAGTCAGCAGAACAGAGATAGTCAGCAGATCAGAGATAGTAAGCAGAACAGAGATAGTAAGCAGAACAGAGATAGTCAGCAGAACAGAGATAGTCAGCAGAACAGAGATAGTCAGCAGAACAGAGATAGTCAGCAGAACAGAGATAGTCAGCAGAACAGAGATAGTCAGCAGAACAGAGATAGTCAGCAGAACAGAGATAGTAAGCAGAACAGAGATAGTCAGCAGAACAGAGATAGTCAGCAGAACAGAGATAGTCAGCTGAACAGAGATAGTCAGCAGAACAGAGATAGTCAGCTGAACAGAGATAGTCAGCAGAACAGAGATAGTCAGCAGAACAGAGATAGTAAGCAGAACAGAGATAGTCAGCAGAACAGAGATAGTCAGCAGAACAGAGATAGTCAGCTGAACAGAGATAGTAAGCAGAACAGAGATAGTCAGCTGAACAGAGATAGTCAGCAGAACAGAGATAGTAAGCTGAACCGAGATAGTCAGCAGAACAGAGATAGTAAGCTGAACAGAGATAGTCAGCAGAACAGAGATAGTCAGCAGAACAGAGATAGTCAGCAGAACAGAGATAGTCAGCAGAACAGAGATAGTCAGCAGAACAGAGATAGTCAGCAGAACAGAGATAGTCAGCAGAACAGAGATAGTCAGCAGAACAGAGATAGTCAGCAGAACAGAGATAGTAAGCAGATCTGTTGTCACGGGAAGGGCTGTGCTTTCtgcagcgttccagaattttctggtgacgtgtga
- the LOC138977007 gene encoding uncharacterized protein yields MVPAPQDTPPSQPPKTPRLASPCTPPSQPPKTPRLASPCTPPSQPAKTPRLASPCTPPSQPAKTPHIASPCTPPSQPTKTPRLATPCTPPSQPAKTPRLASPCTPPSQPAKTPRLASPCTPPSQPAKTPRLASPPRHPA; encoded by the exons ATGGTG CCAGCCCCCCAAGACACCCCGCCTAGCCAGCCCCCCAAGACACCCCGCCTAGCCAGCCCTTGTACCCCTCCTAGCCAGCCCCCCAAGACACCCCGCCTAGCCAGCCCTTGTACCCCTCCTAGCCAGCCCGCCAAGACACCCCGCCTAGCCAGCCCTTGTACCCCTCCTAGCCAGCCCGCCAAGACACCCCACATAGCCAGCCCTTGTACTCCTCCTAGCCAGCCCACCAAGACACCCCGCCTAGCCACCCCTTGTACCCCTCCTAGCCAGCCCGCCAAGACACCCCGCCTAGCCAGCCCTTGTACCCCTCCTAGCCAGCCCGCCAAGACACCCCGCCTAGCCAGCCCTTGTACCCCTCCTAGCCAGCCCGCCAAGACACCCCGCCTAGCCAGCCCGCCAAGACACCCCGCCTAG